A single window of Selenomonas sputigena DNA harbors:
- a CDS encoding MlaD family protein: MTTEAKVGAFTLLGIAILTAVLLQLQGFSFSTSRNYTIYVGFTQVVGLAPEADVRYAGVPAGKVKSIEPEGTGVRVTLSVYPDIQIPRDARISLSANSVLGDKFVLISPAGSKSTDYLKDGDFVIGTDETSVDSVLENVSEAVSDVHDLLGSLNDILGNPRMKESVLGSAENVREVTAHIRDLTAVLGRVALQNEGNMHAMMQEMRTILANLAATTETVRQMAADVSDGGATAANLRLTLLNVAKASENIRQVAEELHDVTGDPTVREDLKATIHQARAVTEKANDTLDNLKSIEAQPSLDVLYSGKDRDWITNFNVDVSKEDRPDRFLRVGVEDIGEGNDLNLEVGRTKGRLGARAGLIAGEPGIGLDANVGNRWCFSADAYDPNDFRLRLSAQYRLREDTYLMGQLKDLNRSERRTAYFGLHQSF; the protein is encoded by the coding sequence ATGACGACGGAAGCGAAGGTGGGAGCGTTCACGCTTCTTGGCATCGCGATTTTGACGGCAGTGCTCCTGCAGCTTCAGGGATTTTCTTTTTCGACGAGCCGCAATTATACGATTTATGTAGGCTTCACGCAGGTCGTGGGGCTTGCCCCGGAAGCGGACGTGCGCTATGCGGGTGTGCCCGCGGGCAAGGTCAAATCCATTGAGCCGGAGGGGACGGGCGTGCGCGTGACGCTCTCCGTCTATCCTGACATTCAGATCCCGCGCGATGCGCGAATCTCTCTCTCGGCGAACAGCGTCCTCGGCGACAAGTTCGTTCTCATCTCGCCGGCTGGCTCGAAGAGTACGGATTACTTGAAGGACGGCGACTTCGTCATCGGCACGGACGAGACGAGCGTCGATTCCGTGCTGGAGAACGTGAGCGAGGCGGTGTCCGATGTGCACGATCTCCTCGGTTCGTTGAACGACATCCTCGGCAATCCGCGCATGAAGGAGTCCGTTCTCGGCTCGGCGGAAAATGTGCGCGAGGTCACGGCGCACATCCGCGATCTCACGGCTGTGCTCGGGCGCGTCGCGCTGCAGAACGAGGGCAATATGCACGCGATGATGCAGGAGATGCGCACAATCTTGGCGAATCTTGCCGCGACGACGGAGACGGTGCGCCAGATGGCGGCAGACGTCTCCGATGGCGGCGCGACGGCTGCCAATCTTCGCTTGACGCTACTGAACGTCGCCAAGGCGAGCGAGAACATCCGGCAAGTGGCGGAGGAACTGCACGACGTCACGGGCGATCCCACGGTGCGCGAAGATCTCAAGGCGACGATCCATCAGGCGCGCGCTGTCACGGAGAAGGCGAACGACACGCTCGATAACTTGAAGAGCATCGAGGCGCAGCCTTCGCTCGACGTCCTATACAGCGGCAAGGATCGCGACTGGATCACGAACTTCAATGTCGACGTTTCCAAGGAGGACAGGCCCGATCGCTTCCTGCGCGTCGGCGTCGAGGATATCGGCGAGGGGAACGATTTGAATCTTGAGGTCGGCCGCACGAAGGGCAGGCTCGGCGCACGCGCGGGACTCATCGCGGGCGAGCCGGGCATCGGACTTGATGCGAATGTGGGAAATCGCTGGTGCTTCTCCGCCGACGCCTACGACCCCAACGATTTCCGCCTGCGCCTTTCCGCGCAGTATCGTCTGCGTGAAGATACGTATCTGATGGGCCAACTCAAAGATCTCAATCGCAGCGAGCGGCGCACCGCCTACTTCGGTCTGCACCAGTCATTTTAG
- a CDS encoding TolC family protein — protein MKQSKHFSKKLAALVAGGLFSLSFASASAAETRSLALSESVELALENNRSIKSSVTDVDAADWAYHEARRTAGPKLTLSTQGNRVGGKAYKMYDHDYAFRSSAALSFPLYTGGSIERGIEAARYGVNNADLALEGTKQAVRYQTTGQYFKALEYRNLIKVGEMSVANLKSHLANVNAQYKVGTVARSDVLASQVSLANAEQSLVNVTNNYDVAIAELNKIIGLPTDTKLSLADELAYRKYDLSLEDCTEYALAHRADGIAADYAVRQANAAMEATRGASLPQVSAAASRTVGGDSLFSNNTDSADTWSIGIQANWAAFDNNVTQAQVNQKRAAVHKLQQAAEDTREQIALDVQTAYLSLLAAEKNIETTSVAVEHAMEDFKIAQVRYTAGVGTNLDVTDADEKLVAAQTNYYDALYNYNLSKAALDRAMGLPVDLDTVSYREKVDGKYYKAAKEQAETALYHTDEAAEKMAAEQKLLDEKSRKSRTAKDDAMIPVTHGSPVKTAPVKTAEKDAAAEAAAAGEM, from the coding sequence GTGAAGCAGTCAAAACATTTTTCCAAGAAGCTTGCGGCGCTCGTCGCGGGCGGGCTCTTCTCCCTGAGCTTCGCATCTGCGTCCGCAGCGGAGACGCGCTCTCTTGCACTCTCCGAGAGCGTGGAACTGGCGCTTGAGAACAATCGCTCGATCAAGTCGTCCGTGACCGATGTGGATGCGGCGGACTGGGCATACCATGAGGCGCGCCGCACGGCAGGCCCGAAGCTCACGCTCTCGACGCAGGGCAACCGCGTCGGCGGCAAGGCATACAAGATGTACGACCACGACTATGCTTTTCGGAGCAGCGCGGCGCTTTCCTTCCCGCTCTACACGGGCGGCAGCATCGAGCGCGGCATCGAGGCGGCGCGCTACGGCGTGAACAATGCCGATCTCGCGCTCGAAGGCACGAAGCAGGCGGTGCGTTACCAGACGACGGGACAATATTTCAAGGCGCTCGAATACCGCAATCTCATCAAGGTCGGCGAGATGTCCGTCGCCAATTTGAAGAGTCATCTGGCAAATGTCAACGCGCAATACAAGGTGGGCACGGTCGCGCGTTCCGATGTGCTCGCATCCCAGGTCTCGCTCGCGAATGCTGAGCAGAGTCTCGTGAACGTGACGAACAACTACGACGTCGCCATCGCTGAACTCAATAAGATCATCGGCTTGCCGACGGACACGAAGCTCTCGTTGGCGGACGAACTCGCCTACAGAAAGTATGATCTGAGCCTTGAGGACTGCACGGAGTACGCGCTCGCGCACCGTGCGGACGGCATCGCGGCGGACTATGCCGTGCGTCAGGCGAACGCTGCCATGGAGGCGACGCGCGGCGCTTCGCTGCCGCAGGTCAGTGCAGCGGCATCCCGCACGGTCGGCGGCGACAGCCTCTTTTCCAACAACACGGATTCGGCGGACACTTGGTCGATCGGCATACAGGCGAACTGGGCGGCCTTTGATAACAACGTGACGCAGGCGCAGGTGAACCAGAAGCGTGCGGCGGTGCACAAGCTGCAGCAGGCGGCGGAGGACACGCGCGAGCAGATTGCGCTCGACGTGCAGACGGCGTACCTGAGTCTTCTGGCGGCGGAGAAGAATATCGAGACGACAAGTGTCGCCGTCGAGCATGCCATGGAGGACTTCAAGATCGCGCAGGTGCGCTACACGGCGGGCGTCGGCACGAACCTCGACGTGACGGACGCCGACGAAAAGCTTGTCGCGGCGCAGACGAATTACTACGATGCGCTCTACAACTACAACCTCAGCAAGGCGGCGCTCGATCGGGCCATGGGCCTGCCCGTCGATCTCGACACCGTTTCCTACCGTGAGAAAGTCGACGGCAAGTACTATAAGGCGGCGAAGGAACAGGCCGAGACAGCGCTCTACCATACGGATGAGGCGGCGGAGAAGATGGCCGCTGAGCAGAAGCTGCTCGATGAGAAGAGCAGGAAGAGCCGCACGGCGAAGGACGATGCGATGATTCCCGTGACGCACGGCTCACCCGTCAAGACCGCACCTGTCAAGACCGCAGAGAAGGATGCGGCAGCTGAAGCGGCTGCAGCGGGGGAGATGTAA
- a CDS encoding translocation/assembly module TamB domain-containing protein, with protein MKKGCIVFAAVVIALFLFALVCGMAAYIAHTGAYVEEAGRTLSAKASDSLGVPVAIDAVRVESWHTLALDGIAVQDRAGEEILRAAHAEVEMSLFAALSASPVAAISHVTVIEPELSLQQRADGSWNVADLVQQEAGENDFCGKVSVKEGKANVAVSGKEIALEDIGAELDFVHKSSVSVEAEASCKGAPLAVEGEVSKERQELKLKGENINAMDYIAFLPEGVLPDEIELQALHVDETALKLVREADDVSLAGDVRLSGAKALVHGMEVEASRGLVVFSGKEARIFLRASAEEQQASIHGKVAWQEEVPSFNFVVESAAFDPSKILAQSPFQGSVRVLASVYGTPQDWKVDGECEAPVATLYGTSLSAVKAKGHYEDGLLTASGEAGALGGTFEGGGMLRTADGSYSAHVEAKGLSGEEIAAVLPVDGLSLTGKCAADIALSGKGTDLADLLAYGTFSGEGASFGGVAAEKVSASFFKQGELLHFDNLNASFAAGGTLVVEGDVRGGTALDLRFYGTALPLALVDAFVPEAEGAGTLDIAGAVHGVASNPAIEADFEGTAGSLFHQPFDAFHGAVHGSTDGIAIDRFSVERAGKETWIAEGSVGLTGERRIDLRVDSIGARMEDIAALVAPDQPITGNVDNTIRFTGTLDNPSAVGYIHLYRGSYNGYILSGMDGDYYLENGVVRLQDFHIFSPLVDVDLNGTVTRDGALDLYADVHDVSLDRFGSRLPYPVSGHGTFAGHIAGTLQSPEFIGVLDAKTLRLNGQAIESVHGEIVYGADVLRAENIRFQQNGGAYAMKCTANLETQALDGILNVENGDVRALFAIANLKNDILDGRLNGTIRLGGTLDNPMAALDAVVVEGKAAGYEIRDMALDIKLADHIVTIDELHGRQGDGVFAAKGRIPLDGAVMDAQFAANGIPAGMVAKAAGADADVRGTIDLAVQFGGTLENPQANASVEVKNGGVGASTFDDMTGLASLKDSVINIEQLRVKKKLGEREYSASAKGKIPVRSLTAAADETVASSEQIDLSLALDDADLSLLPILSPAVEWAIGPTKGKVRVTGTLERPQFAGEVSLADGALKFKDVATPVTEMKARLRFFGSSITLEDCTGKMGTGSYRIAGRTSFGGGRWRDYALDFKADELSVVSSFYDGPLSADFHIEEGEMFGRKMPKITGDVRIHHATLSVPSLPDAESALPEMILDVGVTLGERVRFYDPALYDMRLSGAFRYGGTTQHVEPSGTILVERGTITYNKTRFTIRDGEAYFNQIGSFLPSLTLEAEAHVGKVRIFLHSKGPIGAMETHLSSMPEMSETEIVSLLTFQTPDLKSSQALTSLLTFGLSMTVLGEFETNVKNALGLDEFRIAGEDVTTTDKDVMKPGETAHGLEYMLEVGKYINDRVMLRYKQGIGNKVREFGVRYDFNDRMSIYWNRDEDAKSVVGIEARIKF; from the coding sequence ATGAAGAAGGGGTGCATTGTTTTCGCTGCAGTCGTCATCGCGCTCTTCCTTTTTGCGCTCGTTTGCGGCATGGCGGCTTACATCGCCCATACGGGCGCTTACGTTGAGGAGGCGGGCAGGACGCTTTCTGCAAAGGCGTCCGATTCGCTCGGCGTTCCCGTCGCCATCGACGCCGTGCGGGTCGAGTCTTGGCATACGCTTGCCCTTGACGGCATCGCGGTGCAGGATAGGGCGGGAGAGGAGATCCTGCGCGCTGCGCACGCCGAGGTGGAAATGAGTCTCTTTGCGGCTCTTTCCGCCTCGCCTGTTGCCGCGATTTCCCATGTGACGGTCATAGAGCCAGAGCTTTCCCTGCAGCAGCGCGCGGACGGAAGCTGGAACGTCGCCGACCTCGTGCAGCAGGAAGCAGGGGAAAATGATTTTTGCGGCAAGGTCAGCGTGAAGGAAGGAAAGGCGAACGTTGCCGTTTCGGGCAAGGAAATCGCCTTGGAAGATATCGGGGCGGAGCTTGACTTCGTGCACAAGTCTTCTGTCTCCGTTGAAGCTGAGGCCAGCTGCAAGGGCGCACCGCTCGCTGTCGAGGGAGAAGTCTCGAAAGAGCGGCAGGAACTGAAGCTCAAGGGGGAAAATATCAATGCGATGGATTATATCGCATTCCTACCCGAAGGCGTGCTTCCCGACGAGATCGAGCTGCAGGCGCTGCACGTCGACGAGACGGCGCTGAAGCTCGTGCGCGAGGCGGATGACGTTTCGCTTGCGGGCGACGTGCGCCTTTCGGGTGCGAAGGCGCTCGTCCATGGCATGGAGGTTGAGGCGTCGCGTGGACTCGTCGTCTTTTCGGGCAAGGAGGCGCGCATCTTTTTGCGTGCTTCTGCCGAAGAGCAGCAAGCGTCCATTCATGGGAAGGTCGCTTGGCAGGAGGAAGTGCCGAGCTTCAACTTCGTCGTCGAGTCCGCGGCCTTTGATCCGTCGAAAATCTTGGCGCAGAGCCCTTTCCAAGGTTCGGTGCGCGTCCTCGCTTCCGTTTACGGCACGCCGCAGGACTGGAAGGTTGACGGAGAGTGCGAAGCCCCGGTCGCGACGCTCTACGGCACATCGCTTTCAGCGGTGAAGGCAAAGGGGCACTACGAGGACGGCCTTCTGACGGCGAGCGGCGAGGCAGGAGCCTTGGGAGGCACGTTCGAGGGCGGGGGGATGCTCCGCACGGCGGACGGCTCCTACAGCGCACACGTCGAAGCGAAGGGGCTTTCGGGCGAGGAAATCGCTGCCGTGCTGCCTGTGGACGGTCTTTCCCTGACGGGGAAGTGCGCTGCGGACATCGCATTGAGCGGCAAGGGGACGGATTTGGCAGATCTTCTCGCTTACGGCACCTTTTCGGGCGAGGGCGCGTCCTTCGGCGGCGTTGCGGCCGAGAAGGTTTCCGCATCGTTCTTCAAGCAAGGGGAGCTTCTTCATTTTGATAACCTCAACGCGTCGTTTGCGGCGGGCGGCACGCTCGTTGTCGAGGGTGACGTGCGGGGCGGCACGGCGCTCGACCTGCGCTTTTACGGTACGGCGTTGCCGCTGGCGCTCGTCGATGCCTTTGTGCCAGAGGCCGAGGGCGCGGGCACGCTCGACATCGCGGGCGCCGTGCACGGCGTCGCGTCGAATCCTGCCATTGAGGCGGATTTCGAGGGAACGGCGGGAAGTCTCTTCCATCAGCCTTTCGACGCATTCCACGGCGCCGTGCACGGCAGCACCGACGGCATCGCCATTGACCGCTTCTCCGTGGAGCGTGCGGGCAAGGAGACGTGGATCGCCGAGGGCAGCGTCGGCCTTACGGGTGAGAGGCGCATCGACCTGCGCGTCGATTCCATTGGTGCGCGCATGGAGGACATCGCGGCTCTCGTCGCTCCCGACCAGCCGATCACGGGCAATGTCGACAATACGATCCGCTTCACGGGCACGCTCGACAATCCGTCGGCAGTCGGCTACATCCATCTCTATCGCGGCAGCTACAACGGCTACATCCTCTCGGGCATGGACGGCGACTATTATCTGGAGAACGGCGTCGTGCGCCTGCAGGACTTCCATATCTTCTCCCCGCTCGTCGACGTCGACCTCAACGGCACGGTCACGCGCGACGGTGCGCTTGACCTCTATGCCGATGTGCACGATGTGAGCCTCGACCGCTTCGGCAGCAGACTGCCGTATCCGGTCAGCGGCCACGGCACGTTTGCCGGGCATATCGCGGGTACGCTGCAATCGCCTGAATTCATCGGCGTGCTCGATGCAAAGACGCTTCGACTCAACGGACAGGCGATCGAGTCCGTGCACGGCGAGATCGTCTATGGCGCAGATGTGCTGCGCGCCGAGAATATCCGCTTCCAGCAGAACGGCGGCGCCTACGCGATGAAATGCACGGCGAATCTCGAAACGCAGGCGCTTGACGGCATCTTGAACGTCGAGAACGGTGACGTGCGCGCGCTCTTTGCGATTGCGAACCTCAAGAATGACATTCTCGACGGAAGACTGAACGGCACGATCCGCCTTGGGGGCACTTTGGATAATCCCATGGCGGCGCTTGACGCCGTCGTCGTCGAGGGAAAGGCGGCAGGCTACGAGATTCGTGATATGGCGCTGGACATCAAGCTCGCCGACCACATCGTGACGATCGATGAACTGCACGGCAGGCAGGGCGACGGCGTATTCGCCGCCAAGGGACGCATTCCATTGGACGGTGCAGTGATGGATGCGCAGTTCGCTGCGAACGGTATCCCCGCCGGCATGGTTGCGAAGGCGGCGGGGGCAGACGCTGACGTGCGCGGCACGATCGATCTCGCCGTGCAGTTCGGCGGCACGCTGGAGAACCCGCAGGCAAACGCTTCCGTCGAAGTGAAGAACGGCGGCGTGGGCGCGTCGACCTTCGACGATATGACGGGCTTGGCGAGTCTCAAGGACAGCGTCATCAACATCGAGCAGCTTCGCGTGAAGAAGAAACTTGGTGAGCGCGAATACAGCGCGAGCGCCAAGGGTAAGATTCCCGTGAGAAGCCTGACGGCGGCCGCCGATGAAACGGTTGCGTCGTCCGAGCAGATCGATCTTTCGCTCGCGCTCGACGATGCCGATCTTTCGCTTCTGCCGATCCTCTCGCCCGCCGTCGAGTGGGCGATCGGTCCGACGAAGGGCAAGGTGCGCGTGACAGGGACGCTCGAAAGGCCGCAGTTCGCGGGTGAGGTCAGTCTCGCGGACGGAGCGCTGAAGTTTAAGGACGTCGCGACGCCCGTCACGGAGATGAAGGCGCGGCTGCGCTTCTTTGGCAGCAGCATCACGCTTGAGGACTGCACGGGCAAGATGGGCACGGGCTCTTACCGCATCGCGGGCAGGACGTCGTTCGGCGGCGGCAGGTGGCGCGATTATGCGCTCGATTTTAAGGCGGATGAGCTTTCTGTCGTCAGCAGTTTCTATGACGGCCCCTTGAGTGCAGACTTTCACATCGAAGAGGGTGAGATGTTCGGACGGAAGATGCCGAAAATCACGGGGGATGTCCGCATCCATCATGCGACGCTTTCCGTTCCCTCCCTTCCCGATGCCGAGAGCGCACTGCCCGAGATGATCTTGGACGTCGGCGTGACGCTCGGCGAGCGCGTGCGCTTCTACGATCCCGCACTCTACGACATGCGCCTTTCGGGCGCTTTCCGCTACGGCGGTACGACGCAGCACGTCGAGCCTTCCGGCACGATCCTCGTCGAGCGCGGCACGATTACATACAACAAGACGCGCTTTACGATCCGAGACGGCGAGGCGTACTTCAATCAGATCGGTTCGTTCTTGCCGAGCCTCACGCTCGAAGCGGAGGCGCATGTCGGCAAGGTGCGCATCTTCCTGCACTCGAAAGGTCCCATCGGGGCGATGGAAACGCACCTCAGTTCGATGCCCGAGATGAGTGAGACGGAGATCGTAAGTCTCCTGACCTTTCAGACGCCCGATTTGAAAAGTTCCCAGGCGCTCACATCGCTTTTGACCTTCGGCCTTTCCATGACGGTTCTCGGCGAATTCGAGACGAACGTGAAGAATGCGCTCGGCCTCGATGAATTCCGCATCGCGGGCGAGGACGTGACGACGACGGACAAGGACGTCATGAAGCCGGGTGAAACGGCGCACGGACTCGAATACATGCTGGAAGTGGGCAAGTACATCAACGACAGGGTCATGCTGCGCTACAAGCAGGGCATCGGCAACAAGGTGCGCGAATTCGGTGTGCGCTACGACTTCAATGACCGCATGAGCATCTATTGGAATCGCGACGAGGACGCGAAATCTGTCGTTGGCATCGAAGCGCGCATCAAATTCTAA
- a CDS encoding sigma-70 family RNA polymerase sigma factor — MRLEEYLQELEKVELLAPEEETSLWQAFKERGERAARQRLIESYQPLVFKTALPWRTSESIMDIIQEGTVGLIEAVENFDWKRGVAFSLFAVHRIRGRMLNFLQKEGRRDVTCMDAPRADGKVPWELLPDTTPSVAEQAELGFMTRELHRALARLPQKERVVLESVYLKSETIPKIADVLDVSASHIYRLQKNGIRRVRGMLSRLMRF; from the coding sequence ATGAGACTTGAGGAATATTTGCAGGAACTCGAAAAGGTCGAACTCCTTGCGCCCGAGGAAGAAACGTCCTTGTGGCAGGCCTTCAAAGAGCGTGGCGAGAGGGCGGCGAGGCAACGCCTGATCGAGTCGTACCAGCCGCTCGTGTTCAAGACGGCGCTGCCGTGGCGCACGAGCGAGAGCATTATGGACATCATACAGGAAGGAACAGTTGGACTCATCGAGGCGGTGGAAAATTTCGACTGGAAGCGCGGCGTTGCCTTCAGTCTCTTCGCCGTCCATCGCATACGCGGCAGGATGCTGAATTTCCTGCAGAAAGAAGGCAGACGCGATGTCACCTGCATGGATGCGCCTCGCGCCGATGGCAAGGTGCCTTGGGAACTTCTGCCCGACACGACGCCTTCCGTCGCTGAGCAAGCGGAACTGGGCTTCATGACGCGGGAGCTTCATCGGGCGCTCGCACGGCTGCCGCAGAAGGAGCGCGTCGTCCTCGAAAGCGTGTACCTGAAGAGCGAAACGATTCCGAAGATCGCCGATGTGCTCGACGTCAGCGCTTCGCACATCTACCGCTTGCAGAAGAATGGCATACGCCGCGTGCGCGGCATGCTCTCGCGCCTCATGCGCTTCTAG
- a CDS encoding outer membrane protein assembly factor — protein MDMKRTRILAGAVALAAGFAGFSADASAAVAVVGTMQGEQEMKNAAADAEEIRRVDAQTAAESAAAKTQLKDARVEAWEAKRPEERKIDEEAKIADGKTIVDIVIDGAGKDTMATARAALVQRVGDVYDAKKAQGDRSAIFDTGYFYDLYPSWEYVPEGVVLTYHVLENPVLHSVKIEGNTVETTEDLEKLITLEKERVMNSRELQKNVSAIQEKYRADGFILAKIEDMNIDSSGDLTLKINEGKLEGFAVKGNTKTKDRVILREMRLKIGEPFDVKKARRSMQRIYNLGFFEDVNMKLNPGEASGSVILEADVVEKRTGNFGIGAGYSSSDGLVGMINVGDTNFRGTGDAVSLLYEVSGDDTDAHGFVFSYRRPWLDSKETAASLRIYNRTYEYDDYDTDGNLEEEYMRKYSGGEITLSRPVNEYATNSITLRNRKDTYESHKSSGNKGNRSTPAWKAWRDANFGTTRSITLSRVNDTRDNIYNPTSGGRMSLEAEFAGFGGDFNYQKFTAEDKRFFKVGRSQTVAVRGQLGYARGSISESNLYKIGGQDSLRGYRDDQFRGTRLLLATVEYRFPIVKKVQGAVFTDWGNAWSNDRWPNTIKGSVGVGLQLETPIGPIRLDYGRGSDGGRVHFSVGGSF, from the coding sequence TTGGATATGAAGAGAACGCGAATCCTCGCCGGGGCCGTCGCACTTGCTGCGGGCTTTGCCGGCTTTTCCGCAGACGCCTCTGCGGCCGTCGCCGTCGTGGGTACGATGCAAGGCGAACAGGAGATGAAGAACGCCGCTGCAGACGCCGAAGAAATCCGGCGCGTGGATGCGCAGACTGCTGCTGAGAGCGCTGCCGCTAAGACGCAGCTGAAGGATGCGCGTGTCGAGGCGTGGGAAGCCAAGCGCCCCGAGGAGCGCAAGATTGACGAGGAGGCGAAGATCGCCGACGGCAAGACCATCGTCGACATCGTCATCGACGGCGCGGGCAAGGATACGATGGCGACGGCGCGCGCTGCCCTCGTGCAGCGCGTAGGTGATGTGTATGATGCGAAGAAGGCACAGGGCGATCGCTCTGCCATCTTCGATACGGGCTATTTTTACGACCTCTACCCATCGTGGGAGTATGTGCCTGAGGGCGTCGTTCTCACCTATCACGTCTTGGAAAACCCTGTGCTTCATTCCGTGAAGATCGAGGGAAATACGGTCGAGACGACAGAAGACCTTGAGAAGCTCATCACGCTCGAGAAGGAGCGTGTGATGAACAGCCGCGAACTGCAGAAGAATGTTTCTGCCATACAGGAAAAATATAGGGCGGACGGCTTCATCCTCGCCAAGATCGAGGACATGAATATCGACTCTTCGGGAGACCTCACGCTCAAAATCAATGAGGGAAAGCTTGAAGGATTCGCCGTCAAGGGCAATACGAAGACGAAGGATCGCGTCATCCTGCGCGAGATGCGCCTGAAGATTGGCGAACCGTTCGACGTGAAGAAGGCGCGCCGCAGCATGCAGCGCATCTATAATCTCGGCTTCTTCGAAGATGTGAACATGAAGCTCAATCCGGGTGAGGCATCGGGATCCGTCATTCTCGAAGCGGACGTCGTCGAAAAGCGCACGGGCAACTTCGGCATTGGCGCCGGCTACAGCTCGTCGGACGGGCTCGTCGGCATGATCAATGTCGGCGATACGAACTTTCGCGGTACAGGAGATGCCGTGAGCCTGCTCTACGAGGTGAGTGGTGACGATACGGACGCACACGGATTCGTCTTCTCCTATCGTCGTCCCTGGCTCGACAGCAAGGAAACGGCGGCCTCCTTGCGCATTTACAACCGTACCTACGAGTACGATGACTATGACACGGACGGCAACTTGGAGGAAGAGTACATGCGCAAGTACTCGGGCGGTGAGATCACCTTGAGCCGTCCCGTCAACGAGTATGCGACGAACTCCATTACGCTGCGCAACCGCAAGGACACTTACGAGAGTCACAAGAGCAGCGGCAACAAGGGAAATCGCAGCACGCCGGCGTGGAAGGCATGGCGCGATGCGAACTTTGGCACGACGCGCAGCATCACGCTGTCGCGCGTGAACGATACGCGCGACAACATCTACAATCCGACATCGGGCGGACGCATGAGCCTTGAGGCAGAATTTGCGGGCTTCGGCGGCGATTTCAACTACCAGAAGTTTACGGCTGAGGATAAGCGCTTCTTCAAGGTCGGCCGGTCGCAGACCGTCGCTGTGCGCGGACAGCTTGGCTACGCGCGCGGCTCAATTTCCGAATCGAACCTCTACAAGATCGGCGGACAGGACTCCCTGCGCGGCTACCGTGACGACCAGTTCCGCGGCACGCGCCTTCTGCTCGCGACGGTCGAGTACCGCTTCCCCATCGTGAAGAAGGTGCAGGGCGCCGTCTTCACCGACTGGGGAAATGCTTGGAGCAACGATCGCTGGCCGAATACGATCAAGGGCAGCGTCGGCGTGGGACTGCAGCTTGAGACGCCGATCGGCCCGATCCGCCTCGACTACGGACGCGGCTCGGACGGCGGGCGCGTGCACTTCAGCGTCGGCGGATCCTTCTGA
- a CDS encoding OmpH family outer membrane protein has protein sequence MVKLQKTQVKIFCVALALVFIGSVVALGLSQLGTSTASAASSSVGVVDYRKVMMSHPDYASASNEMQKAMQEAQMRFEADNANKSDEEKAKAMQQAQMELQQKEQDLISGIQKKIDDAVKQVAEAKGLSVVIDKSAVVYGGQDITDDVMKKFK, from the coding sequence ATGGTAAAACTTCAAAAGACACAGGTCAAGATCTTTTGCGTGGCGCTTGCACTCGTATTCATTGGATCGGTCGTGGCTCTCGGCCTTTCGCAGCTCGGCACGAGCACGGCGTCTGCAGCGTCGTCGTCCGTCGGCGTCGTCGATTACCGCAAGGTGATGATGAGTCATCCGGATTACGCTTCGGCTTCGAACGAGATGCAGAAGGCGATGCAGGAAGCACAGATGCGCTTCGAGGCGGACAACGCAAACAAGAGCGATGAGGAGAAGGCAAAGGCGATGCAGCAGGCGCAGATGGAGCTGCAGCAGAAGGAACAGGATCTCATCTCGGGCATCCAGAAGAAGATCGACGATGCCGTCAAGCAGGTCGCTGAAGCCAAGGGGCTTTCCGTCGTCATCGACAAGAGCGCTGTCGTCTATGGCGGTCAGGACATCACGGACGATGTCATGAAGAAGTTCAAATAA
- a CDS encoding OmpH family outer membrane protein, which produces MKQNKKRMAMLAGAFAVMTLAAGCGKAEIGYVDPSRVEKEAPAIVNIDAEMKSKMEEVQKQAQEELKAKQAQGAPPEEMQQAQQQAMGKMQQTSSIYDQQKTIKLQTAVGEIARTKKLDAVLFNVDEQKLVHLGGTDITDDVIKALQ; this is translated from the coding sequence ATGAAGCAGAACAAGAAGCGCATGGCGATGCTCGCAGGCGCCTTTGCCGTCATGACGCTCGCCGCAGGCTGCGGCAAGGCAGAGATCGGCTATGTCGATCCGAGCCGCGTCGAGAAGGAAGCGCCGGCCATCGTGAATATTGACGCCGAGATGAAGTCGAAAATGGAAGAAGTGCAGAAGCAGGCACAAGAGGAGTTGAAGGCGAAGCAGGCGCAGGGTGCGCCGCCCGAGGAGATGCAGCAGGCGCAGCAGCAGGCGATGGGCAAGATGCAGCAGACGAGCAGCATTTACGACCAGCAGAAGACGATCAAACTGCAGACGGCCGTCGGCGAGATTGCACGCACGAAGAAGTTGGATGCTGTTCTCTTCAACGTGGATGAGCAGAAGCTCGTCCATCTCGGCGGTACGGACATCACGGACGATGTGATCAAAGCGCTTCAGTGA